A DNA window from Iodobacter ciconiae contains the following coding sequences:
- the guaB gene encoding IMP dehydrogenase: MRVIQKALTFDDVLLVPAHSNILPRDVDLSTQFTRNIRLNLPLVSAAMDTVTEARLAIAIAQEGGMGIIHKNMTPAMQAKEVSKVKRYESGIVKDPITVSPDMLVRDVHELTRQHKISGLPVIDKAGQLVGIVTNRDLRFETRLDVAVSSIMTPKERLITVNEGDSIEAARVLMHEHRLERVLVIDENFKLKGLITVKDLIKTSEHPFAAKDDQGRLRCGAAVGVGAGTEERVKLLSEAGVDVIVVDTAHGHSQGVIDRVRWVKQNYPHIQVIGGNIATAAAALALAEAGADAVKVGIGPGSICTTRIVAGVGVPQITAVANVADALAGTGVPLIADGGIRYSGDISKAIAAGASAVMLGGLFGGTDEAPGEVELYQGRTYKSYRGMGSLGAMAGSNGSSDRYFQDNVNNADKLVPEGIEGRVAYKGPITAIIHQLMGGLRSSMGYLGCKTITEIHEKAEFVQITAAGIRESHVHDVQITKEAPNYHTD, translated from the coding sequence ATGCGCGTAATTCAGAAGGCCCTCACCTTTGACGATGTACTCCTCGTCCCGGCCCACTCAAACATCCTCCCACGTGATGTCGATCTGTCGACACAGTTCACACGTAATATTCGCCTGAATCTGCCGCTGGTTTCTGCAGCGATGGATACAGTAACGGAAGCTCGCCTTGCCATTGCCATTGCCCAGGAAGGCGGCATGGGAATTATTCATAAGAATATGACCCCTGCAATGCAGGCAAAAGAAGTATCCAAAGTAAAACGTTACGAATCAGGCATTGTTAAGGATCCGATTACCGTATCCCCGGACATGCTCGTTCGCGACGTGCATGAGCTGACCCGTCAGCATAAAATCTCCGGCCTGCCTGTAATCGATAAAGCCGGCCAGTTAGTTGGCATCGTCACCAACCGCGATTTACGTTTTGAGACACGCCTTGACGTAGCCGTCAGCAGCATCATGACACCTAAAGAGCGTTTGATTACCGTGAACGAAGGCGATTCGATCGAAGCCGCCCGCGTGCTGATGCACGAGCACCGCCTGGAGCGTGTACTGGTCATCGACGAGAATTTCAAGCTTAAAGGCTTAATTACCGTTAAAGACCTGATCAAAACCTCCGAGCACCCGTTTGCAGCTAAAGATGATCAGGGCCGCCTGCGTTGCGGCGCGGCTGTTGGCGTAGGCGCTGGCACCGAAGAGCGCGTGAAGCTGCTTTCCGAAGCCGGTGTGGATGTAATTGTGGTAGATACTGCCCATGGCCATAGCCAGGGCGTGATTGATCGCGTGCGCTGGGTTAAACAGAACTACCCGCATATTCAGGTCATTGGTGGCAATATCGCTACTGCTGCTGCTGCTTTGGCTCTGGCCGAAGCCGGTGCCGATGCGGTTAAAGTAGGGATTGGCCCCGGCTCTATCTGTACTACTCGTATAGTGGCAGGCGTTGGTGTTCCACAAATCACGGCAGTGGCTAATGTCGCTGATGCACTGGCTGGCACGGGCGTTCCTTTGATTGCGGATGGTGGCATCCGCTACTCTGGTGATATCTCCAAAGCCATTGCAGCAGGTGCAAGCGCGGTCATGCTGGGCGGCTTATTTGGCGGCACAGACGAAGCGCCAGGTGAAGTCGAGCTATACCAGGGCCGCACTTACAAGAGCTACCGTGGCATGGGATCTTTAGGTGCAATGGCTGGCAGCAATGGCTCGTCCGATCGCTACTTCCAGGACAATGTAAACAACGCTGACAAGCTGGTTCCGGAAGGCATTGAAGGCCGCGTGGCTTACAAAGGCCCGATTACCGCCATCATTCATCAATTAATGGGTGGCCTGCGCTCTTCCATGGGTTATCTGGGCTGCAAAACCATCACAGAAATCCATGAAAAAGCCGAATTTGTGCAAATCACCGCCGCCGGCATTCGTGAATCGCATGTGCATGATGTGCAAATCACTAAAGAAGCACCAAACTACCATACCGATTAA
- a CDS encoding disulfide bond formation protein B — protein MLRWRLGHLALSLFCAGTIAFAIYLQNTQFLSPCPLCIFQRVGFITFGLLSLCAAAAPMPKMSRFWPVVLTIVGLAGAGVAARHVAIQYVIDPAQLPSCGPGLAFLVETQPWLQVFKGVLTGHGECGVIDWSLFGLSLPVMALLGFIGLIIATWMIRFWQAKA, from the coding sequence ATGTTGCGTTGGCGTTTGGGCCACTTGGCTCTGTCTCTATTTTGTGCAGGCACGATTGCCTTTGCGATTTATTTGCAAAATACCCAGTTTTTAAGTCCATGCCCGCTGTGTATTTTTCAGCGTGTGGGTTTTATTACTTTCGGTTTGTTGTCTCTTTGCGCGGCTGCGGCTCCCATGCCTAAAATGAGCCGTTTCTGGCCGGTTGTGCTCACTATTGTGGGCTTGGCCGGAGCAGGTGTTGCGGCAAGGCATGTTGCGATTCAGTATGTGATCGATCCTGCTCAATTACCTTCCTGCGGGCCTGGTCTGGCGTTTTTGGTAGAAACACAGCCGTGGCTGCAGGTATTTAAAGGTGTACTGACCGGGCATGGTGAATGCGGTGTGATTGACTGGAGTTTATTCGGTCTATCTTTACCTGTTATGGCGTTACTGGGTTTTATTGGCTTGATCATCGCCACCTGGATGATTCGTTTCTGGCAGGCAAAAGCATGA
- a CDS encoding type VI secretion system Vgr family protein, with product MRPDQLLASFAAAFNQDQRLISLQLGDGAAWGEQLLPQHVTGSEGINQAYRYQIDCLSPDGALELKSLLGLPVVLSIENADGEAIERCGVISQAQLLGSDGGFAKYALTVEPPFALLRYRRTSRVFQDLSVPDIVKQVLAEHQEKNPVFASVQTLDFKLSGTHSPRSYCLQYRESDFDFLTRLLAEEGLAWLFNHFPGDSPQVQLLVFDDAFAIAEATDPFVRFHRADATEESDTLTEWQSQRQIGSSSISLASFDYKATSTNESFDESSIDQGDGGQQLQVSFEDYDPQSLYYASDAEGLSHYASLRQQAMDAKKKSFSGSGTLRSLQAGQWFRLEDHPAHEWDSAEQREFAVTELKFTANNNLPADLTQQLSLVAPGLLAGAALAKNTLPYRADFTAQRRGQPIVPAFAHIEHSKPKSFGVQTATVVGPAGSEVHTDEQGRIKIEFHWQRAAEHPEFGANLDDKSSCWVRVSMPSAGAGFGHQFIPRIGQEVLVDFIEGDIDRPIVTGVVHNGSHPVPTFSGAGALPANKTLSGIKTKEHEGGQYGELLFDDTKGEVRTKLSSEHGKTQLNLGYLIHPRTDGKGEPRGEGFELRSDKQGAIRANGLLISTEAKSGASGKQLDRSPAQSQLESALALAQSLGETATNQLADTIETGDGDQTVKPDNSAGSKATTGHLHHHVHASKSFEAGSNTDKDGKSQSKDQAGGQNIILLHGEDGVAITSPQSQTIAAGTNLDLVAQRDSNQTSGRRWIHNVGQHISLFVAGVKDKVALKLIAAKGQLQMQAQSDDIEITADKNTKFTAIKGKGLFNAKQEILLTAGGAYIRIKGGKIELHAPGKVSIKGGSHDWGGPANLDMAPPYLPKAEDKKNWLELNYRYKNMQPVVGAPYTVLFADGTQKQGTLDDKGHAKLEGIPTEGVQEIIYGWDSRDAEPWVKAPANPIFGQKPSSNEEAALLLEQYLEAETEYLEDNYFPDEIEAMLSEKYGAEPLYEQHYDDYLLDGEQQPRVDYSKEHPKDPPVNSGEKP from the coding sequence ATGCGCCCCGACCAGCTCCTTGCTTCTTTTGCGGCCGCTTTTAATCAGGACCAGCGTCTTATTTCTCTGCAATTAGGCGATGGTGCAGCATGGGGTGAGCAGTTATTGCCCCAGCACGTAACAGGTAGTGAGGGCATCAATCAGGCATACCGCTACCAGATCGATTGCTTATCCCCCGATGGTGCTTTAGAGCTTAAATCGCTACTGGGTTTGCCAGTCGTTCTATCTATTGAAAATGCTGATGGCGAGGCGATTGAGCGTTGCGGGGTCATTAGCCAGGCGCAGTTACTGGGCTCGGATGGCGGCTTTGCCAAATATGCGCTGACGGTAGAGCCGCCGTTTGCCTTACTCCGCTACCGCCGCACTTCCCGCGTGTTCCAGGATTTATCCGTCCCCGACATTGTGAAACAGGTACTGGCTGAGCATCAGGAAAAAAATCCGGTGTTTGCATCGGTGCAAACGCTGGATTTCAAACTCTCCGGCACGCATTCACCGCGATCCTATTGCTTACAATACCGCGAATCCGATTTCGACTTTCTGACACGATTATTAGCTGAGGAAGGCTTAGCCTGGTTATTTAATCATTTTCCGGGCGATAGCCCTCAGGTTCAGTTGCTCGTATTTGATGATGCTTTTGCAATTGCAGAAGCGACAGATCCATTTGTTAGATTTCACAGAGCTGACGCCACGGAAGAGAGCGATACTCTGACTGAATGGCAGAGCCAGCGGCAAATCGGCAGCAGCAGTATATCGCTTGCCAGCTTTGATTACAAAGCCACCAGTACCAACGAAAGTTTTGATGAAAGTAGCATCGATCAGGGTGATGGCGGCCAGCAGCTGCAGGTAAGTTTTGAAGATTACGACCCGCAATCGCTGTATTACGCCAGCGACGCGGAAGGCCTAAGCCACTATGCTAGCTTGCGTCAGCAGGCAATGGATGCCAAAAAGAAATCCTTTAGCGGCTCTGGTACTTTACGCAGCCTGCAAGCAGGCCAGTGGTTCCGCCTGGAAGATCATCCCGCGCACGAATGGGATAGCGCCGAGCAGCGTGAATTTGCCGTTACCGAGCTAAAATTTACCGCAAACAATAACCTTCCAGCGGATCTTACCCAGCAACTTAGCTTAGTCGCGCCCGGCTTACTCGCAGGAGCGGCTTTAGCCAAAAATACCCTCCCTTATCGAGCCGATTTCACCGCCCAAAGGCGCGGCCAGCCGATCGTGCCCGCTTTTGCCCATATCGAGCACAGCAAGCCCAAAAGCTTTGGCGTGCAAACCGCCACCGTGGTGGGCCCCGCCGGATCAGAGGTGCACACCGATGAGCAAGGGCGCATAAAAATAGAATTCCACTGGCAGCGTGCCGCAGAGCATCCTGAGTTTGGCGCAAATCTGGATGACAAGTCATCCTGCTGGGTGCGTGTCTCCATGCCAAGTGCCGGTGCTGGCTTTGGGCATCAGTTCATCCCGCGCATTGGTCAGGAAGTTTTAGTTGATTTTATCGAAGGCGATATCGACCGCCCGATTGTCACCGGCGTGGTCCATAACGGCAGCCATCCTGTGCCAACATTCAGCGGCGCAGGCGCTCTGCCCGCCAATAAAACATTATCCGGTATCAAAACCAAAGAGCATGAAGGTGGCCAGTATGGCGAGCTGCTGTTTGATGATACAAAAGGCGAAGTTCGCACCAAATTATCCAGCGAGCACGGCAAAACCCAGCTTAACCTTGGCTACTTAATCCATCCACGCACCGATGGCAAAGGCGAGCCACGCGGCGAAGGCTTTGAATTACGCAGCGACAAGCAAGGTGCCATTCGCGCCAATGGCTTACTCATCAGCACCGAAGCCAAAAGCGGCGCGAGCGGCAAACAGCTCGATCGCAGCCCCGCGCAAAGCCAGCTGGAATCCGCCCTGGCACTGGCCCAAAGCCTGGGTGAAACGGCAACGAATCAACTTGCCGATACGATTGAAACTGGTGATGGTGATCAAACCGTTAAGCCGGACAACAGTGCAGGCAGTAAAGCCACCACCGGCCATCTGCACCACCATGTGCACGCCAGCAAAAGCTTTGAAGCTGGGTCAAACACCGATAAAGATGGCAAAAGCCAATCCAAAGATCAGGCTGGTGGACAAAACATCATCCTGCTGCATGGGGAAGACGGCGTAGCGATTACTAGCCCGCAAAGCCAGACCATCGCCGCAGGCACTAATCTCGATCTGGTCGCGCAAAGAGACAGCAACCAGACCTCCGGCCGACGCTGGATACATAACGTCGGCCAGCATATCAGCCTGTTTGTAGCCGGGGTAAAAGACAAAGTCGCGTTAAAACTGATCGCCGCCAAAGGCCAGCTGCAAATGCAGGCGCAAAGCGACGATATCGAAATCACCGCCGATAAAAACACCAAATTCACCGCCATCAAAGGCAAGGGCCTGTTTAACGCCAAGCAGGAAATCCTGCTTACCGCCGGTGGGGCTTACATCCGCATCAAAGGCGGCAAGATCGAGCTACATGCGCCGGGGAAAGTGAGCATTAAAGGCGGCAGCCATGATTGGGGCGGGCCAGCGAATCTGGATATGGCACCACCTTATCTCCCCAAGGCTGAAGATAAGAAAAACTGGCTGGAACTAAATTATCGCTATAAAAATATGCAGCCGGTAGTGGGCGCGCCTTACACCGTCCTCTTTGCTGACGGCACTCAAAAGCAAGGTACGCTGGACGATAAAGGCCATGCAAAATTAGAAGGCATCCCTACCGAAGGCGTGCAAGAAATTATTTATGGCTGGGATAGCCGTGATGCAGAGCCTTGGGTTAAAGCCCCAGCCAACCCTATTTTTGGACAAAAACCCAGCAGCAACGAAGAAGCAGCATTGCTGCTGGAGCAGTATCTGGAAGCCGAAACCGAATACCTTGAAGACAATTATTTCCCAGACGAAATTGAAGCCATGCTGAGCGAAAAATATGGTGCAGAGCCTTTGTATGAGCAGCATTACGATGATTATCTTTTAGACGGCGAGCAACAGCCCAGAGTGGATTACAGCAAAGAGCATCCCAAAGACCCTCCCGTAAATAGCGGAGAAAAGCCATGA
- a CDS encoding LysR substrate-binding domain-containing protein: protein MTLTELRYIVAVARERHFGRAAASCFVSQPTLSVAVKKLEEELGVALFERSASDVSLTPIGARLVEQAQRVLEEVQLIKQLAEQGKDPLAGSLRLGIIYTISPYLLPHLIPQLRAAVPQMQILLEENYTARLVEMLKQGEIDVAIVAEPFFETGLATQAVYDEPFVVATPKGHIWENETEIDSSVLADENVLLLSSGNCFRDHVLQACPDLNRESLPVGSLQRTLQGSSLTTIRHMVAGGIGVTVLPASSVSAADDALLTIRPFKEPVPSRRVILAWRRNFPRTAAVEAVRQAVLSTRLSSVTLLLNEPVN, encoded by the coding sequence ATGACACTAACTGAGCTTAGATATATCGTTGCGGTGGCGCGTGAGCGTCATTTTGGCCGTGCTGCAGCCAGCTGCTTTGTTTCGCAGCCTACGCTTTCGGTTGCCGTTAAAAAACTGGAAGAAGAGCTGGGCGTGGCTTTATTTGAGCGATCTGCCAGCGATGTCAGCCTCACACCGATAGGTGCTCGTCTGGTGGAGCAGGCGCAGCGGGTGCTGGAAGAAGTGCAGCTGATTAAACAACTGGCTGAGCAGGGTAAAGATCCGCTGGCGGGTAGCTTGCGTCTTGGCATTATTTATACGATCAGCCCTTATTTGCTCCCACATTTAATTCCGCAATTACGTGCTGCTGTGCCGCAAATGCAGATTTTACTGGAAGAAAACTACACGGCACGTTTGGTAGAAATGCTTAAGCAGGGCGAAATTGATGTGGCTATTGTGGCCGAGCCTTTTTTTGAAACGGGTCTTGCTACGCAAGCCGTATATGACGAACCTTTTGTGGTGGCCACTCCTAAGGGGCATATATGGGAAAACGAAACAGAAATCGATTCTTCCGTACTGGCGGATGAAAACGTTTTGCTGCTCTCTTCAGGCAACTGTTTCAGAGATCATGTTTTGCAGGCTTGTCCGGATTTGAATCGCGAAAGTTTACCGGTGGGCAGTTTGCAGCGCACCTTGCAAGGCAGCTCGCTCACCACGATCCGGCATATGGTGGCAGGCGGGATCGGGGTGACGGTTTTACCTGCGTCTTCGGTGAGCGCCGCAGATGACGCCCTGTTAACGATTCGGCCATTTAAGGAGCCGGTTCCCAGCCGGCGGGTGATTCTGGCATGGCGGCGTAATTTTCCGCGTACCGCTGCTGTAGAAGCCGTGCGTCAGGCTGTTTTGAGTACCCGCCTGTCTTCAGTGACGCTTTTACTGAACGAGCCGGTAAATTAG
- a CDS encoding PoNe immunity protein domain-containing protein, whose product MQGTRQRAWDALNHLCMAYSAGNPLDELKDFYPTVLEYWEVYAKYDRLFDDSPEAGGRRVPHLDLYDFDYWQALYLVCFGLLLGHSKLIPRWAPILDYENDDPDILLETLLAPFVQGRAAGVVYTRNLPYKKLQKVLDAQPEKRPALMAKYLDEWYTASRREGYYEKHDCPGFTGYWSYEAAAITWLLEIDDSSYRDKFFYPAELVDYARAQYSMPQAAEQLQTGRAAANTACPRSGWWWTPAQFASRREFAQGELMPDFPSSSYGATIWYWDINQE is encoded by the coding sequence ATGCAGGGTACACGCCAACGCGCTTGGGATGCACTCAATCATCTTTGCATGGCCTATTCAGCAGGCAACCCGCTGGATGAATTAAAGGACTTCTATCCCACGGTGCTCGAGTACTGGGAGGTTTACGCCAAATATGACAGGCTATTTGACGATAGCCCAGAAGCCGGTGGCCGCCGTGTGCCGCACCTGGATTTGTATGACTTTGACTATTGGCAAGCGTTGTATTTAGTTTGCTTTGGCCTCTTATTAGGCCATAGCAAGCTGATCCCACGCTGGGCACCCATTCTGGATTATGAAAATGATGATCCAGATATCCTGCTCGAAACCCTGCTCGCCCCCTTTGTGCAAGGACGAGCCGCCGGGGTGGTCTACACCCGTAATCTGCCATATAAAAAATTGCAAAAAGTACTCGACGCCCAGCCAGAAAAACGCCCTGCTTTGATGGCGAAATACCTGGACGAGTGGTACACCGCCAGCCGTCGTGAGGGCTATTACGAAAAACATGATTGCCCAGGCTTTACTGGCTACTGGAGCTACGAAGCGGCCGCCATTACCTGGCTACTGGAGATTGACGACAGCAGCTATCGGGATAAATTCTTTTACCCTGCCGAGCTGGTTGATTACGCCCGCGCCCAATACTCCATGCCGCAAGCCGCAGAGCAATTACAAACAGGCCGAGCAGCAGCCAACACCGCTTGCCCACGTTCGGGCTGGTGGTGGACCCCCGCCCAATTCGCCTCCCGCCGCGAATTTGCACAGGGCGAATTAATGCCCGATTTCCCCAGCTCCAGCTACGGTGCAACGATTTGGTATTGGGACATAAATCAAGAATAG
- a CDS encoding spore coat protein U domain-containing protein: protein MKRIIFASVLVLASVPAMAANVNVHILGKVLPVCTFVSPADVTMTIPDMTPGVVADKQATVGVSFWCSKGTSYTVSMNDGLNGADGKKNIKLAGGDATDLIAYDLQADKNNGVGEGGLVENKVTLTAVVAGDAYQNAKAGDYADTIVLTVAP from the coding sequence ATGAAAAGAATAATTTTTGCTTCTGTGCTGGTTTTGGCCAGCGTTCCCGCAATGGCTGCGAATGTAAATGTTCATATTTTAGGGAAAGTGCTTCCTGTCTGTACCTTTGTAAGCCCTGCAGATGTCACGATGACGATTCCGGATATGACTCCTGGTGTGGTTGCGGACAAGCAGGCAACTGTAGGGGTCAGTTTCTGGTGCTCCAAGGGAACCAGCTATACCGTTTCGATGAATGATGGGCTTAATGGTGCGGATGGCAAAAAGAATATTAAGCTTGCCGGCGGTGATGCCACTGACCTGATTGCGTATGATCTGCAAGCGGATAAAAATAATGGCGTGGGCGAGGGTGGGCTGGTAGAGAATAAAGTCACGCTGACTGCGGTTGTGGCCGGGGATGCTTACCAGAATGCCAAGGCGGGTGATTATGCGGATACCATTGTGCTAACCGTCGCACCTTGA
- a CDS encoding fimbria/pilus outer membrane usher protein has translation MLRGIALWVLLCLCRFAHAQAEPLILNITLNGLSKGDLEARLEADIYWLDADALQDMGLSEVKGSSQLFAGRRFVRLDQISGVKASLDLDLLQASLEADPALLPLQTSHFSQQNLIQPWQGGLSAYLNYSVSASRDMSGQTGLGLAPVLNIASQGWNLRSRHDYQSQGQGWLRLDSTLSYDRPDQMMRITLGDISTTAGALGRGVSMAGIGVSRVFSMQPYFETKPGLSGGAPITSPSKAEIYVNGVVVKNLDLQPGMYQFQDLSYFSGFQDISVVVRDQFGNRQVYNLPYYFDDSLLKAGLHEFNYNFGAERKEGFDHYRGLAFSGLHRYGVGDYLTLGLRAERTSVHQSAGALANIRLGDYGVLGAAVSWARNGNDQGQASLLNYRYEERAFNIRAMLQQQSPHYLPSVFDLPVPARNGSVGFGFGSQRFGNWGVDFMRQTGGTAQSSHALRLGFSANPVRDFSVSASLSLQNSAAQGFVNLTWLFDGMQTLGVGMQRDELNRQRINAYYAKNTPVGEGWGYRFNTEHDHFGASLDAYVQGRFAQSQLIAHARQHDGRSSYKVAAEGAVAYVDGQWGVSRPINQSFALVQSEGLSKVGVTQNSQLIGHTDEDGYLWVPDLSNYGQQQIALIQDDIPIEYTLPQLRLDIMPGQNMGRKIVFSARKVRAFETRILDEQQQPYMNTPLRLMRPGDELFAMTDINGRIYLEDIVPGKYTFEIRTKGISCMAWIEVPDMAGEVLDLGDLICGRGA, from the coding sequence ATGCTGCGTGGGATCGCGTTGTGGGTGCTTTTGTGCCTTTGCCGTTTTGCCCATGCGCAGGCCGAGCCTCTGATCCTCAATATTACGCTTAATGGATTATCCAAAGGTGATCTTGAGGCCCGTTTAGAGGCCGATATTTATTGGCTGGATGCTGATGCTTTGCAAGACATGGGGCTGAGTGAGGTAAAGGGCAGTAGTCAGCTTTTTGCTGGCCGGCGCTTTGTGCGGCTGGATCAGATTAGCGGTGTAAAAGCCTCGCTTGATCTGGATTTATTGCAGGCAAGCCTTGAGGCTGACCCTGCCCTGTTGCCGCTGCAAACAAGTCATTTTTCCCAGCAAAATCTTATTCAGCCCTGGCAGGGTGGGCTATCGGCTTATCTTAACTACAGCGTATCGGCTAGCCGGGATATGAGTGGCCAGACGGGATTGGGTTTGGCACCCGTACTTAATATTGCCTCGCAAGGCTGGAATCTGCGCAGCCGCCATGATTATCAAAGCCAGGGTCAGGGCTGGCTGCGGCTCGATAGTACGCTGAGTTACGACAGGCCGGATCAGATGATGCGTATCACGCTGGGGGATATCTCCACGACGGCCGGGGCACTGGGGCGGGGCGTGTCGATGGCGGGAATAGGCGTAAGCCGTGTGTTTTCTATGCAGCCTTATTTTGAAACCAAGCCGGGCCTAAGTGGCGGCGCACCGATTACCAGCCCGTCCAAGGCTGAGATTTATGTTAATGGTGTGGTGGTGAAAAATCTTGATCTGCAGCCGGGTATGTATCAGTTTCAGGATTTGAGCTATTTTTCAGGCTTTCAAGATATTTCAGTGGTGGTGAGAGATCAGTTCGGCAATCGTCAGGTATATAACTTGCCCTATTATTTTGATGATTCTTTGCTGAAAGCAGGTTTGCATGAATTTAATTACAACTTCGGCGCAGAGCGCAAAGAAGGGTTTGATCATTATCGTGGCCTTGCATTTAGCGGGTTGCACCGTTACGGCGTTGGCGATTATCTGACTCTGGGTTTGCGTGCAGAGCGCACATCGGTGCATCAGAGTGCAGGCGCTTTAGCCAATATCCGTCTTGGGGATTATGGTGTTCTGGGTGCAGCAGTTTCCTGGGCCAGAAATGGTAATGATCAGGGGCAGGCGAGCCTGTTGAATTATCGCTATGAGGAGCGAGCGTTTAATATTCGCGCCATGTTGCAGCAGCAAAGCCCACATTACCTGCCGTCAGTGTTTGATTTACCTGTACCTGCGAGAAACGGCAGTGTGGGGTTTGGTTTTGGCAGTCAACGCTTTGGTAACTGGGGTGTTGATTTTATGCGGCAAACAGGTGGAACAGCGCAAAGCTCTCACGCCTTACGGCTTGGTTTTTCTGCAAATCCGGTTCGTGATTTCTCGGTGTCAGCATCTCTTTCTTTACAAAACAGTGCTGCACAAGGTTTTGTGAATCTGACCTGGCTGTTTGATGGTATGCAAACACTGGGTGTGGGCATGCAGCGTGATGAGCTGAATCGGCAAAGAATAAATGCTTATTACGCAAAAAATACACCTGTGGGAGAAGGCTGGGGTTATCGGTTTAACACCGAGCATGATCACTTCGGGGCCTCACTGGATGCCTATGTGCAAGGGCGGTTTGCACAATCCCAGCTGATTGCCCACGCGCGGCAGCACGATGGACGAAGCAGCTACAAAGTAGCGGCGGAAGGGGCAGTGGCCTATGTGGATGGTCAGTGGGGGGTAAGTCGCCCGATTAATCAGAGCTTTGCTCTGGTGCAAAGTGAGGGATTATCCAAAGTAGGGGTGACCCAAAATAGTCAGCTTATTGGGCATACTGATGAAGATGGTTATTTGTGGGTGCCGGACTTAAGCAATTATGGCCAGCAGCAAATTGCACTTATTCAGGATGATATCCCTATCGAGTACACATTGCCGCAACTGCGGCTTGATATTATGCCGGGGCAGAATATGGGGCGAAAAATTGTATTTTCTGCCAGAAAGGTTCGGGCTTTCGAAACACGTATTCTGGATGAGCAGCAGCAGCCTTATATGAACACCCCGCTACGGCTGATGCGCCCCGGTGATGAGCTTTTTGCCATGACCGATATCAATGGAAGGATTTATCTGGAAGATATCGTGCCGGGGAAGTACACATTTGAAATACGGACTAAGGGCATATCTTGTATGGCCTGGATTGAGGTACCCGATATGGCTGGCGAGGTGCTTGATCTGGGAGATTTAATTTGTGGCAGGGGGGCTTGA
- a CDS encoding fimbrial biogenesis chaperone: MQKLLIRLLAGWMSLFCAATLAAQFSVSPVRLDFTAKDKTSSITIANVGDTPLRVALDAKRWEQNASGDDVYSDTADLLFFPKQAEIAPRSQRVVRIGLRVPRAEKELTYRLYVNEQPPLKSETGSSQLSMVLSFGVPIFVQPAALSLAATMENTSLKKGRFSFTLKNTGNATLRLSSFKSEALGLNQQEFSAWYLLAGTQRDYHFPLEHCTAGRHQIDVSFDRHALSVPLDIAETACK; this comes from the coding sequence ATGCAAAAGTTGTTAATTCGCTTATTGGCGGGATGGATGAGCCTGTTTTGTGCCGCCACGCTGGCGGCGCAGTTTTCTGTGTCACCGGTGCGCCTGGATTTTACGGCTAAAGACAAAACATCTTCAATTACGATTGCCAATGTGGGTGATACCCCCTTGCGCGTGGCGCTGGATGCCAAGCGATGGGAGCAAAACGCCTCAGGCGATGATGTTTACAGTGATACTGCCGATTTACTGTTTTTTCCTAAACAGGCAGAAATCGCACCACGTAGCCAGCGCGTTGTGCGGATTGGCTTGCGGGTGCCAAGGGCCGAGAAAGAGCTTACCTATCGTTTATACGTAAACGAGCAGCCGCCACTTAAAAGTGAGACGGGCAGCTCCCAGCTGTCCATGGTATTAAGTTTTGGAGTGCCAATCTTCGTTCAGCCTGCTGCTTTGAGCCTTGCTGCAACCATGGAAAACACCAGCTTAAAGAAAGGCCGCTTCAGCTTTACGCTTAAAAATACAGGGAACGCCACGTTAAGGTTATCTTCGTTTAAAAGCGAAGCACTCGGGCTGAATCAGCAAGAATTTAGTGCCTGGTATTTACTGGCGGGCACGCAGCGTGATTATCACTTCCCCCTGGAGCATTGCACTGCAGGGCGGCATCAGATTGATGTGTCTTTCGATCGTCATGCCCTGAGCGTACCCCTTGATATTGCAGAAACGGCCTGTAAGTGA
- a CDS encoding Csu type fimbrial protein: MVKKIIGIASIFLPAYSLAGMCSFGSLQEVAFGQYAPNLGTETIRQELITARCTQAVKLSISFGPSQVSGTINGRKMRNISGGSSMLRYHLYRSNCKAPELGTGADALTVSVLAGVMTPIYFCAVLPALQQVDVGNYEDYVVLTISP, translated from the coding sequence GTGGTTAAAAAGATCATTGGTATTGCGAGTATTTTTCTGCCTGCATATTCCCTGGCAGGGATGTGCTCTTTTGGTTCTCTTCAGGAGGTGGCATTTGGACAATATGCGCCAAACCTGGGGACTGAAACGATCAGGCAGGAGCTCATTACTGCACGCTGTACTCAGGCGGTGAAATTGTCCATTTCTTTTGGCCCCAGTCAGGTTTCGGGTACGATTAATGGTAGGAAAATGAGAAATATAAGCGGTGGCAGCAGTATGCTTCGTTACCACTTATACAGATCAAACTGTAAGGCCCCTGAGTTAGGCACGGGGGCAGATGCTTTAACCGTTTCGGTTTTGGCAGGCGTGATGACTCCGATCTATTTCTGTGCTGTGCTCCCTGCTTTGCAGCAAGTGGATGTGGGTAATTATGAAGATTATGTGGTGCTGACTATTTCTCCCTAG